CGATGTNGAGACATCCATTCCCCAACCCGTAATTCAGCTGTGCCATANCCNGGAGCTACGTCGATGTGGTTTACCTCGTGCTCAAATAGGAGGTCTAGAACGCGTTCAGCGGTTCCGATATCTGTGTCCCAGAGTGCTGCAGCACCAAAAATGACTGCAGAACTCATATGTCCAGTTTTACCGAACGCCCGCTTTTCTATGGCCACTTTCCCATTCCTTTTTGCAATAGTGCGGTCCAGATTAACGTGGACTATAAGTATAGTAGATACCATTTAGGAGTGCGAGTTGGCATCTAAATCGTTAGACTCAGTTGCTTATTTAGCTAGGTTTTAGATGAGCGGGCCCGCAGAGTTTTGGGGGAGAGAGGTTCCAATATGAACAAAAATATTGAGGTTGCCGTTATTGGAGCTGGCCTAAAGCTTATGCAGACGGCAAAAAAACGGATGCCGTATCAACCACCGGTGCCNAAACCCAGCAGTCCTNCCATCGATAGGTTGGCCGAAGAGGGACGCTATGGTGTGATGAGTGGTGCTGGTTTCTTTGATTATGGTGGTAAGTCTCCAGCTGCAATTTTTAGGAACAGGGATATGGGACTTTTGCGGCTAAAGTTGGAGGCGGCAGAGATTGAAGAAGATTATCCGCTAGGTTCTTAAGGGATCCTATTAATAACCGGGAGGCAGGTACTCACCTCGGTCGCAATCTCAAATGCATTGGCATGCGATCACTTTGGAGAAATGTGAAGAATATGCCAGACAACTAGGAGAAATGAATTTAATGTTTTTTGATCCGAGAGATGTTGGCATGAAGCCTGAACCGTTCAAACACTCAGTCTACACCGCCTTGGTTGTGCCTAGGCCTATTGGGTGGATTAGCACTGTGAGTGTTAATGGCATCGNAAATCTTGCTCCTTTCAGTTTCTTCAATTCAATATCTGGTGAGCCCCCATGCGTAATGTTTTGTCCAAATGGCTTTAAGGCAGGGACAGCTGAGCCAAAGGACTCTCTGGTGAACGCGGAAGAGACGGGCGAGTTTGTATTCAATATGTGCACCTATGATCTGCGCCACGAGATGAACGCTACGTCCAAGCATGTGCCGGCAAGCATTGATGAGATGGCAGAAGCTGGCTTGGAGGCAGCCGACTGTATTAATGTTAAGCCTCCGCGTGTCCAGAGTTCACCAATTGCTCTAGAGTGTAAGTATCTACAGACAATTCATCTTCCTTCAAACAAATCCAATATTGCAAACAATATGGTGATTGGTGAGGTTGTGGGTATACATATTTCTTCCACCATGGTGGTTGATGGGAAAGTGGATGCCAGAAAAATCAAGCCTTTGGCCAGATTAGGTTATTTGGATTATGCTTCTATCGAACCAGTCAATATCTTCCCCATAGATAGACCCGAATGATAATATTCGTCTTCTTTCCCATCTGGGCTAAGAAAGCGTGGACGTTGATCTACTGCACGCTTAATGACGTACCAGTCAGCAATGAATTTATTTTTTTTAGATCGCGATATTGATAACGCGGTTAAGTATCATTGTGATAAGCACGTTGTCAAAATGTGCCTGGAAACGGCCCAACTCCTGTGTACTGCACTGGATAGATATGNGATCNCTGGGCCATATAAACCGACCNACAAACGTCATCCAACGGNTCTTTGGACGGGTGACAGTATNGATCATTATCTTTGGCTANGGGTTTTCGGNTTAACGCTATGTCGGGAGTATACGTGGCGATACCNGAAAGTGCATGCCTCTGCAAATGTCATAGAGACGTTGCCCNTTGACCCGCCTTTTCCAGATGNNGGCTGGAAAGATCCTCCACAGGCAATGCCTGATAAGTTTAAGAGCGATGATCCTGTAGGTGCCTATCGGCGTTTCTATAAGGCGGAGAAATCACGCTTCGCTCTGTGGACACGAAGGCCCATTCCCCAATTTATGCTTTAATATTANGCCGGTCTTGTTCTGACCGTGTATAGTAGGTGGGTCCAGTTAAACCATCTCAGGAGTAGCATCACAATGACGGCTGGGAAAGTGACTATAGTTGATCATCCTCTTGTTCAACACAAACTTACTCTCATGAGAGATGTAACGACCCCAACAGGGCAATTTCGCCAGTTGATGCGCGAGGTGAGTTTTCTTTTAGCATACGAAGTCTGCAGGGATTTCGATACTGAACGCGTCCCTATTCAAACTCCACTGGAAGCGATACAGGGGGTAAAACTGAAAGGAAAAAAGACATGTATCATTACGGTCATGCGCGCGGGTAATGGAATGCTTGACGGTATGCTTGATCTAATCCCTTCAGCCCGAGTTGGGCATGTGGGTCTTTATCGCGACCACAAAACCTTGGAGGCNGTGGAGTACTATTTGAAATTTCCCTGNNCAAATGAANGAACGTGTTTGCATANNCGTNGATCCCATGTTGGCTACGGGTAANTCGGCTATCGAAGCCGTGCGCCAGGTTAAGATTGCTGGCGCGACGCGAATAANTTTNATGTGTCTCTTAGCTTCCCCGGAGGGCATCAAAAACTTTGAANTGAANCATCCNGATGTCCCTATTTACACAGNNGCAATTGATCGGGAACTTAATGAGTNAGGATATATTTTGCCNGGTCTNGGNGANGCCGGAGACCGGATGTTTGGAACCAAATAGTGNATGNTAATTGNTTATTTTAGATNNAAATNANTCGTACGATACCTGNGCCTGTTGGAATGCGTTTTTAATGCCNTCCTTCANTGCGTCTATNTCTGCGCAGACTGCATATCGCACATAGTCNGCGAAGTGGACGCCAACCAANCCTGTNTGCTCNATCATTGAGAAATTAAATTCGGCNGAGTTAGANATTGTTTTCCCNAANGCATGTCGAGGAGTTTCCCACAAGGTATAAAAGCCNGCNCGTGGCTTTATAGCTANCTTCATTCCNTGGTCTTCCATGATCTGGGTGAGAGTTNCCAGGCGCNGCCTGTACATCGNNCGGTACTNTGAGATATTTGCTTGNTCTTCNTCGAGGGCCGCAAGTACCCCNGCTGCCATAGGTGCCACAAAGCCGGCGTCGGTCTTTCCCTTAACTTCCCTAAGGTCGCTGATGAAATCGGGTGATCCAATGGCTGCGCCTATGTGCCAGCCTGTGCCATTACCAATTAATTTAGCTGCGGTAAAAGCCTCGCACCAGGATAACTCGGAAAAATCACTGGCAACTTCTGTTAAGTTTGAACAATCATCTGAATGACTGAGGGATATATACGCAGCATCATTAAAGAGGCGAATATCATTTTTGGAGCAATAATCACAAAGGATTTCAAACCACTCGGCGCTCGCGATTTGTCCTGATGGATTGTGTGGGTAATTTGTCATGATCAATTTGGTTCCATCGGGGATATCGCTCAGCTGAAAGCGAAATTCATTAGCAGAATTCAAGGGGAGGGGGTAGTGGTTCACATTCGGATGAAATGCGCACCAATCGGCTGGAATTGGGTAGCCGGGTTTGCTCATGGTGGCGACGCTCACTTTCTCAGTAGCGCATCCGCAAGCGAGGGGAAGTAGCCCAAGCATTGGTTTAATCCCAGGAATTGGCAAGTAAGCCACACCGTTGAGGGCCACCCCTTTGGTCAGATGTGCTTCAACAAACTTTTGAGAAAACTTCGGAATTGCCGGGCTATCGTTATATTGATATGCGTGCATGCTTTCGTCAGTACTAAGCACAGCTGCGCTTGCAGCTTTCCGAGCACTGTGCAGGGCTGGACCTCTTGGCTCCCCAATTGAAAGATCAAGGAGGACTTGCCCCCTTTGGATTGCTTCACTTCTTTTGGCCCTTATTTTCTGGAAAACATTTGCCCCGCCTGCTCTTAGTCTTGAACGACGCATATGGGGTTACTCCTACCTAATAAATTTTGAATAGATGCCAGCAAATACTGGAACCTTTGGAAGATAATGTAGCAGCGATTTGGCAGTACACCAATACGACGGACGGAACTCTATCGGCAACCTGCTTGCTGTCGCCATTGTCATCCGTCATCATGCATTTCGAAACATATTAAAAGTGGAGTATTCCTTATGCCCGAAGGTAGAGTTGTGGTGGAAAAGGATCAAAGTCTTGGCCGTGTTATCTTTGACAACATAAAAAAGCATAATGCGATGTCGCAAGCTATGTGGGATCAACTTGCTGCTGCCATGAAATTTTTCGAGAAAGAGGACGATATAAGGGTAGTGGTTCTCGAGGGCGCCGGAGAAAAGTCATTTGTTTCTGGTGCAGATATTTCCAAATTCGAAAGCGAACGTTCTGATAGCAGTCGCATAAAGGAATACGGCGTGTCTGTTGAGCGAGCGTATAGTGCGGTCCAATTCGCAATTAAGCCAACTATTGCAAAGATCGATGGCTATTGTTACGGAGGTGGTATGGGAATTGCAGTATGCGCTGATTTGCGGATATGTTCAGAGAATTCTAGCTTTTGCATTCCTGCCGCTAAACTTGGAGTTGGTTACGGGCATGCGAACACAAAGGTACTTTTGGATTTAGTGGGTCCAGCATTTACCAAAGAGATTTTTTATACAGGCCGCCGATTTAGTAGCCAAGAGGCGTTGAACATGGGATTGGTCAATTGTATACAGCCGCAAGATGAGCTGAATCAATACGTTGCCAATTATGTAGAGATTATTTCCAATAACGCTCCATTATCAGTAAGGGCAACAAATTTAATTGTGAACGAGTTACTTAAGGATAAGGAAGAACGTGATGATGCATTTTGTCAAAAGCTTGTCGAAGATTGTTCTGATAGTCAGGATATAGAAGAGGGTCGACGTGCATTTATGGAAAAACGAAGACCGATGTTCGTTGGTTATTAGAAGGAAGAGAACGGCAAACTGGAATCTATGGGCAATGCGAATTGAGTTTATGAGTAAAGTGCTGTGGTCGTAGGTCAGCCGTCGGCCAACTCTTATTGCGAGCAGGAGTAGAAAATGTAATGGCACGTTTGGATGGAAAAATTGCCCTGATTACTGGTGGGGCCTCAGGTTTTGGGGCCGCAACTGCTAAAATTTTTTCCCTTGAGGGGGCGAAAGTAGTTTTAACCGATAAGAATACTGCTGGAGTGAAGTCAGTTGCGACAGAAATTGGTTCGTTAGCTACATCTTTAACACACGATGTATCCCTTGAGGAAGATTGGGACCGTGTTATTAAGGAAGCCATCAGCATGCATGGACGGATTGATATTCTCATGAACAATGCGGGGGTGATGGGGACGGGGGCTCCGCAGGATGTCGAAAATATGAGCTTAGCCGAGTGGAAGTTTGTGCAGGATATCAATAGCAATGGGGTTTTCCTCGGCTGTCGGGCTGTAATTCGGGAAATGAAGAGTACAGGCGGTGGATCAATTATTAATATTTCCTCCACTGCGGGAATTCGCGCCGCACCGGATATAGCGGCATACGGCGCATCGAAAGGCGCTGTTCGGCAGTTAACTAAGTCAGTAGCAGCTTACTGTGGGCTCAAAGGCTATAATATTCGGTGTAACTCAATCCACCCGGGTATGGTTCGAACTCCTCTTGGAGAAGCTGTCTTAAAACTGTACGGTGATCTTGAGAGTTCTGCGAAAAACAGAACAAGGTCAGTGCCCCTTGGGCGACTTGGCACAGTGGAAGATGTTGCCTATGCCGCACTTTATTTGGCGTCAGATGAAGCCCGCTACATCAACAGTAATGAGCTCTTTGTTGACGGTGGTATGCTTGGTGGCGGCACACTTGGTGGGTGACGCCTCATTTTTCATATAATTTTATTTGAACAGGGATTTTGGGAATGAAAGCAGCAATTATTGGTAAACATGGCGTAGAAGTAGGTGATGTCGCTAAGCCTGAACCTCAACCCAATGAGGTTCTGACAAAGACCGTTGCGTGTGGTTTGAATAGAGCAGATGTCTTAATGGCGGCGGGGGCGTTTGGGGGGGTGTCAAGTGGATCAGGGACTGTCATCGGGATGGAATGGGCAGGCCAAGTTGAGTCCGTTGGAGCGGACGTGAAAAATTTTTCGCCAGGGGATCGCGTAATGTGTGCTGGTGGTGGGGGTTATGCTGAGTACGCGGTAAGCGACTATGGCCGTACCATGAAAATACCGAGTGCCGATATATCTTATGAACAGGCGGCAACCTTTCCCATCGCTCTCCAGACGATGCATAATGCTATTGTTACCAGAGGCCGCCTTAAAAAGGGGGAGAGTGTCCTTATACAAGGGGCAAGTTCCGGGGTCGGATTAATGGCCATGCAGATAGCCCGCTATATGGGGGCGGGCCAGGTGTTTGGTACGTCAAGCAATGAGGGTCGTCGCAGCCGGCTAGCCGAATTTGGTGCTGATGCCGTATTTGATCCGAAAGATCCTTCGTGGGTTGACGCTGTCCTAGCGGCGACGGGAGGCGAAGGAGTTGATCTCATCGTGGATCAAGTGTCTGGCCCTGTTGCGAACCAAAACTTGGCGGCAACCAGGGTTCTTGGTCGGATTGTCAATGTCGGCAGGCTTGGAGGAGGCATGGCGGAGTTTAATTTTGATCTTCATGCCTTGCGTCGGATCGAGTATATCGGCGTGACCTTTAGAACTCGCTCACCTGAGGAAATACGAAGCTTGGTTGCTGCTGTGGAACGAGATCTTAGAGTAGCAATCGAAGAGGGAATCTTAAGCCTCCCGATCGATAAGGTATTTGCACTCAGCGAGGCATCATCCGCGTTGTCTTATATGGAAGCCAACCAGCATTTTGGTAAAATTGTATTAAAAGTTTAACGTCAACAGCAGCAGAATTAGTTCTTCTAGGTCACCTTTAACACTATATTTGGAAGAGATCCCAAAGCGAGATCATAGGGCAAATAAACAATGTATACTTTTTCGGATTGGCTTTGGGGTCGTTATTCTGGGTTATTCTATTCTGCAGCGGGGGCTGTAGCATTCTTTGCGGCTAGTATAGCCAATATGATGTTCCTTCCGGCGTGTCTGATTTTTACGTTTGTGGCTGCCGTGGGGGCTGCTAATTTTTCCCAGAAGCGATCTAATGTCCTAACTAACTATCCTATTTTAGCGTATTTCCGATTCTTTTTTGAGAATATACGTCCTGAGCTTCGTCAATATTTTTGGGAGTCGGATAGCGATGAACTGCCGTATTCTCGTATCCAACGCTCTCTCGTCTATCAGAGGTCCAAAGCCTTATCTAGCGTGCGTCCGTTTGGAACACAGATAAAAATGTATGATGAAGATCATGAGTGGCTTAATCATTCCATTACACCCACTCGCCTGAGTTCACAAAATTTTCGGGCAACCGTTGGAGAGGGAGACCACAGTTACGAGGCTTCTATTCTCAATATTTCGGGCACATCTTTTGGTGCATTGTCACCCTCGGCAATTCAGGCTTTGAATACTGGTGCTCAACTTGGCGGATTTGCCCACAACACTGGTGAGGGAAGCATATCTCCATACCATGTTGCCGGAGGAGGTGATCTCATTTGGCAAGTTTCGACGGGATATTTTGGTTGTAGAACTAAAGGTGGTCAGTTCGACCCAGCGCTCTATAAGGAGAAAGCCCTCAGTGAACAGGTTAAGATGATTGAAATAAAGCTTAGTCAAGGTGCTAAACCTGGACACGGAGGAATATTACTTGCGCCAAAGGTGACCCAGGAAATAGCAGAGACTCGCGGTGTAACGGTCGGGGAGGACTGCGTATCCCCATCTAACCATTCAGAGTTTTCCACGCCAGCGGGCCTGTTGGATTTTGCAGATCGACTTAGAGAGTTGGCGGGAGGCAAACCCGTTGGCATCAAGCTGTGCATCGGCCATCCTTGGGAATTGGCAGCTATAGTCAAAGCCATGGTGGAAAAACAACAGTATCTAGATTTTATAACGGTCGACGGCGCGGAAGGTGGCACAGGAGCAGCTCCTTTGGAATTTGCAGATAGATTGGGATGCCCGCTGACCGACGCGCTAGTCTATGTTGATAATGCCTTGATTGGCGCGGGCTTAAGAGANCGCGTGAAGGTNGCGGCATCCGGTAAAATTGTGAGTGCCTATGATATATTGAGNCATATAGCNNTGGGCGCCGATTGGTGCAANATGGCAAGGCCTTTCATGTTTTCTGTTGGGTGTATTCAAGGATTGGCTTGTGAATCCGGNAATTGTCCGACAGGTGTTGCTACAATGAATCCAAAGCGATATCGAGCACTTGATATTGATGATAGAGCAAGCCGGGTTGCGAATTTTCATAAAAATACTCTTCATGTTGTAAAGGAGATGATTGAAGCTTGCGGGTTACAACACCCNGCTGAGCTCAATAGAAGACATATTGTGCGAAGGGTATCATCTAGCCAAATCATGCTGGCTGATCAANTNTTCCCNAGGGTGCCTCCCGACGCTTTGATCAACGGAGAAAAATGTGATGACCCNAGATTAGATGTTTATTGGTCCCGGGTGAGTGCCGACAGCTTTTCTTTAGTTCCCGACTAAATGAGTTATTCATTGTATTTGTGATCCGTTTATGACCAGGGTGCGTATCATACGTGCTCTTGGATGTCANATATGTAGTTAATAGTATGTAAAAAGTTTTTTGCACTTCATATCTTCACGAGTAGCACAAAATTATAGCGTTCATGAGCGGAAGATAGCTGGTGGGTTAATTAACTTCGGGTTGAGTGGGTCTTAAGTTTCATGACATCTCGGTCGCTCTTAATTGTAATTGTAGGTTATCTGCTTGCAGGGTGCTCCGCGCTTGGTATTAGGGGAGAGTATGAGCAAGCGACTTATGTTGTTGTGGAAAAGTTATCTGAGCAAATTGAAATTCGTCTTTATGAGCAACGATTGGCGGTTGAATCTACTGTCGATATCCTAAATTACGATGACGGCAGAAACTCGGCGTTCAGGATGCTGTTCGACTATATTTCCGGGAACAACTATGCGGCAGAACTAGCCTCTCCTGAGGGTGACGACNCCTACACACAGGTTGCGATGACTACACCGGTAGAAACATCGCGTACCCCTGCAGGAGGCATGCGGATGAGATTNTTCTTGCCCGCCGAGTTTACCTTGGATACGGCGCCGCGACCCGTGGATCCTAAAATTCGAATAATTCAACTGGAAACGCAACTGCAGGCGGTGTTGCGTTTTAGTGGCGTTGCCAGTGAGAGTTCTGTGGAAAAAAGNGTGAAAGAGCTGTTTGAAACGCTGGAGCAATCTCCTTGGGATACTGAGGGTGAACCAGCTACCTATGTGTACGATCCGCCTTGGACTATCCCATTTTTTCGGCGGAATGAAATTGTGATCCCGGTTGTGTCTACCTTGTCTCAGAAACCATAGTTGGGCTGTGATGTCGCACGCTAATTAATTTTTTCAAGAACCCGCTGAATCTTATTATCGTTTTCGACTTCTGAGGGATTTTTTCCATAGTATCTTGAAATTTTAAGTGCAAACTGTAAAAACTTGAAATGTTAGTTAATTAGGGTGAATGACCGGTGCGTGGGGTTTATATGGATGACTTGGTCGGTGATATAGAGGCTAAAGATAAAGAAGTGAATGTTACGAGCNTAAGTGAGCGTAGGCATCCCAGTCAATCGGAAGCCGAAGCAGCTGTCCGAACTCTTATAGAGTGGGCTGGTGATGATCCGGATCGAGAAGGTCTCAGGGATACACCGAAGAGGGTGGCCAAAGCCTATCAAGAGTTTTTTGTCGGATATAGAGAAGATCCAGCGGTTGTTCTTGGCGCAACATTTGCAGAAACAGCTGACTATGACGGGATCGTTACATTGCGGGATATTCGGCTCGAATCCCACTGCGAGCATCACATTGTTCCCATCCTTGGCAAGGTCCACATTGGGTATCTGCCGGCCGGGCGCGTGGTTGGAATCTCGAAGCTCGCCCGCCTTGTAGAAGTATTCGCTAAGCGCTTGCAAATTCAAGAAGCTCTGACCTCCCAGATAGCGGATACCATACAGAAAGTGTTGGAGCCTCAAGGGGTTGGTGTGGTCATTGAGGCAGCGCATCAGTGCATGACCACCCGAGGTATTCGTAAACCGGGGGTCAGCATGGTAACAAGCCGAATGCTTGGGGCATTTCGGGACGATCCGGCCATGCGTCGNGAATTTCTGGACATGATTGGTGACGTGGGCGGAAACCGGAAGTAATAAGTACCAAGCAAAGCTAGGCCATTTAAGTCAGTGTTGAGGTAGTGGATACCCCTTAAACGCAGAGTAAGAGACCATGCTGTGGCAATTTGGTGTCAACCAACCACTATTTCCCAGATAACTGATGGCATTGCCATCATGATCCGGAAATCAAATCAGGAGCACGAATGCCTATGAAGGGGNGGCCGGTATCAAGATGGAAACGTGCAATTGTATTCTGGCTATTTGTTTTAGTGGCT
Above is a window of Rhodospirillaceae bacterium DNA encoding:
- a CDS encoding flavin reductase, producing the protein MFFDPRDVGMKPEPFKHSVYTALVVPRPIGWISTVSVNGIXNLAPFSFFNSISGEPPCVMFCPNGFKAGTAEPKDSLVNAEETGEFVFNMCTYDLRHEMNATSKHVPASIDEMAEAGLEAADCINVKPPRVQSSPIALECKYLQTIHLPSNKSNIANNMVIGEVVGIHISSTMVVDGKVDARKIKPLARLGYLDYASIEPVNIFPIDRPE
- a CDS encoding enoyl-CoA hydratase (Catalyzes the reversible hydration of unsaturated fatty acyl-CoA to beta-hydroxyacyl-CoA), with product MPEGRVVVEKDQSLGRVIFDNIKKHNAMSQAMWDQLAAAMKFFEKEDDIRVVVLEGAGEKSFVSGADISKFESERSDSSRIKEYGVSVERAYSAVQFAIKPTIAKIDGYCYGGGMGIAVCADLRICSENSSFCIPAAKLGVGYGHANTKVLLDLVGPAFTKEIFYTGRRFSSQEALNMGLVNCIQPQDELNQYVANYVEIISNNAPLSVRATNLIVNELLKDKEERDDAFCQKLVEDCSDSQDIEEGRRAFMEKRRPMFVGY
- a CDS encoding 3-beta hydroxysteroid dehydrogenase, coding for MARLDGKIALITGGASGFGAATAKIFSLEGAKVVLTDKNTAGVKSVATEIGSLATSLTHDVSLEEDWDRVIKEAISMHGRIDILMNNAGVMGTGAPQDVENMSLAEWKFVQDINSNGVFLGCRAVIREMKSTGGGSIINISSTAGIRAAPDIAAYGASKGAVRQLTKSVAAYCGLKGYNIRCNSIHPGMVRTPLGEAVLKLYGDLESSAKNRTRSVPLGRLGTVEDVAYAALYLASDEARYINSNELFVDGGMLGGGTLGG
- a CDS encoding quinone oxidoreductase, coding for MKAAIIGKHGVEVGDVAKPEPQPNEVLTKTVACGLNRADVLMAAGAFGGVSSGSGTVIGMEWAGQVESVGADVKNFSPGDRVMCAGGGGYAEYAVSDYGRTMKIPSADISYEQAATFPIALQTMHNAIVTRGRLKKGESVLIQGASSGVGLMAMQIARYMGAGQVFGTSSNEGRRSRLAEFGADAVFDPKDPSWVDAVLAATGGEGVDLIVDQVSGPVANQNLAATRVLGRIVNVGRLGGGMAEFNFDLHALRRIEYIGVTFRTRSPEEIRSLVAAVERDLRVAIEEGILSLPIDKVFALSEASSALSYMEANQHFGKIVLKV
- a CDS encoding FMN-binding glutamate synthase family protein is translated as MYTFSDWLWGRYSGLFYSAAGAVAFFAASIANMMFLPACLIFTFVAAVGAANFSQKRSNVLTNYPILAYFRFFFENIRPELRQYFWESDSDELPYSRIQRSLVYQRSKALSSVRPFGTQIKMYDEDHEWLNHSITPTRLSSQNFRATVGEGDHSYEASILNISGTSFGALSPSAIQALNTGAQLGGFAHNTGEGSISPYHVAGGGDLIWQVSTGYFGCRTKGGQFDPALYKEKALSEQVKMIEIKLSQGAKPGHGGILLAPKVTQEIAETRGVTVGEDCVSPSNHSEFSTPAGLLDFADRLRELAGGKPVGIKLCIGHPWELAAIVKAMVEKQQYLDFITVDGAEGGTGAAPLEFADRLGCPLTDALVYVDNALIGAGLRXRVKVAASGKIVSAYDILXHIAXGADWCXMARPFMFSVGCIQGLACESGNCPTGVATMNPKRYRALDIDDRASRVANFHKNTLHVVKEMIEACGLQHPAELNRRHIVRRVSSSQIMLADQXFPRVPPDALINGEKCDDPRLDVYWSRVSADSFSLVPD
- a CDS encoding heme-binding protein produces the protein MTSRSLLIVIVGYLLAGCSALGIRGEYEQATYVVVEKLSEQIEIRLYEQRLAVESTVDILNYDDGRNSAFRMLFDYISGNNYAAELASPEGDDXYTQVAMTTPVETSRTPAGGMRMRXFLPAEFTLDTAPRPVDPKIRIIQLETQLQAVLRFSGVASESSVEKXVKELFETLEQSPWDTEGEPATYVYDPPWTIPFFRRNEIVIPVVSTLSQKP
- the folE gene encoding GTP cyclohydrolase I FolE, yielding MDDLVGDIEAKDKEVNVTSXSERRHPSQSEAEAAVRTLIEWAGDDPDREGLRDTPKRVAKAYQEFFVGYREDPAVVLGATFAETADYDGIVTLRDIRLESHCEHHIVPILGKVHIGYLPAGRVVGISKLARLVEVFAKRLQIQEALTSQIADTIQKVLEPQGVGVVIEAAHQCMTTRGIRKPGVSMVTSRMLGAFRDDPAMRREFLDMIGDVGGNRK